The stretch of DNA CCCATGCAAATTGATTTACGAGACTCACAATATTATAGCACATACCAAAAGGGCATTAGTATGGACTGCACAAAATCAAAAACCAAAGTTAGAGCTCCATATTTAAGAGGGAAGAAGGGAGGAGCTAAGTCAGCTAACAATCCCATGCAAATCCATCCACTGGACTTGTGTTGTAATGCATGCCACAAGACATTCCTGGGGACTCcacaaaatcaaaaccaaagttAGAGCTCCTAAATGAAGCGTCCATGTTCAATATATGGGCATTTTCCATTTGCACTTCACTAGCCTTCTCGTGCTGTGGATTCTTCACAGCTTGCTGCTCTAGCTGCAACATTTCATCCTGTCTGCTGACCTCAATACGTTGAAGGCTACTAGGATTACTCCAGAGGCAGTTGTCTTCAAGAATTCCAAACCCAGATGGATTTGTGGGAGGAGAGATCGAGATTGGAACTGTACTTGTTCCCATTGAGGAGTCCATGAAAGCGTTTGGATTTTGTTCTTGGATTGTCCATACAAAATGAGGGCTTTGGAGTTCATAGATTGGAATGTTTGGACTGTCATGCGGGaaatgagtgcttggatcacttggaagaagagaaagtaaTGTCGAAAATGGAGTGTTCATGTCCATGAAAGCATCTTCCATTTGTGAATTTACAGAGAAAACTGAAGTGGGTTTGGGATGCGACAAATTGCATCCATTGTAGTGATTGTTAATGGTTTTATGACAAGGAAGGAGGTTGTGAGTGTTGGGATCTAAACCTTGTGCAATGAGCTTTTTCTTAACGCAAGAGTTCCAAAAGTTTTTAACTTCATTGTCTGTTCTGCCTGGCAAATGCTTGGCTATCTGAGCCCATCTGTTGCCAAGAATCCTATGGACATCAATGATGATCCTCTCCTCTTGTGCAGAAAATGAACCTCTTTTTAGATCTGGTCTCAGATAGTTTATCCATCTTAACCTGCAACTCTTTCCACACCTATCCAAGCCTGCAGTTCAAGACCTCAGCAAGAATTACACCCATTTGAAAAAGATTGACGAAACAAAAACTTGAGTTCCATACATaataggaaataattatttggaGAGAAGGATATATACCAGCAAGTTTTGGAACTGAACTCCACGAACCATGGCCATGGGTGGTTATGTGTTTGATGagcttctcatcttcttcaggAGACCATAAACCTCTCTTGACTTTCTGTTTGCTGCAGCAGCGATGGCCCATATCTGGCCTACTGTTCTTCAGCCCCCTCAAATGAGGACCTGATCACCATTGAGTTTTGAGTGCTAAAGCTTCCTTATATTTGCTCCATTTTTAGAAAAGTAGAACTATTTTTCTCTCAATTTGGCTTATATTTATACGTGTATGATGCAGatgtgtagagagagagagagagagagtgagagagagagagagagagagagagagagagagagagatagaggtgagctggaaatatatataacgtGGGGTTTACTCATAAGAGGACCACTGATCATCTCTTGAGTGATATAGTAGCTTCCAATTAAGCCTCTCTTCAACCAATATTGCTCTCAACTCAATTACTGTTctttagaaattaataatatcttgCTTGAGTTCCTTAGAATGCAGATACAGTAGTAGTGACTCTTGAAGAAAGCAACATGCATGCTTAACCATTTGATCATGGGTTTGTCTGTTAAGAGTACTATTATCATTAAGCTTTAGTATGAGTGAtattcatgaaaataattatatatatatatatatatattatacgataTATATTTACGTACCCAAGAAGGacgatattttttataagtaggtgAGCTAGCTGTGTAACATATGAGCATCTTTCTAGAAAATTAAGATATCaattaaaaatgaaaccatTCGAGGGAAGAAATCGAGATGTATGATTAATTAAGGGTAAAGGATTAATCATTATATGCCTAGTTATGGCAACACCTATAATGATGTAAACCAAGAAATCGCATCATTTGGGAACGAGCTAGGatctatcttttaaatttttgttcacATTTGAGACtctaaattgtaaaataaataagtaaaatataaattaccTTCAtcaagatttattattttccatatatattttgaacattaaatattgtaaaacttaCATATTatgtgtatctatatatataattttttttaataaaactagactttattaaaaatatcctCACTTGTAATAGAAGAATATCGTAATTACATTAAGACATTCCAAGATGATTACCTTATTACTAAGcttattgcaaaaaaaaaaaaaaaaaaattgaagaatatGTAAATTAATCACCAAAATGGCCCGCCGCCCCCCTCTCTTTTTctaagaattatataaaaatgtgtgctataaaaaaaatgtgtgcaCAAAACCGTTGCTTGAGGTTGTCAATTTCTTGGTGTCAACGAAGGCGATCATGATGATTAGATGTCTGCTTTCATGATTTTCGTCCCTCAATTTTCTGTTGGATGGatgtaacttttatatattaattgatagtACTGTTGGTGTTTTTGTATCTTTTTGTTTGCATAGGGAGAAAATCACGTggaaaagcaaagcaaagcaagaACAGAAAAGggtgcaaattaattaaaagctaGCAGACTAGAGTTTGAATAAACATGTTCTTCAACCTTCTACAAATGTCAAATTTGTCTTCCCCCTTGCATCATTAATTACCAGAACAGGTGAAATTCTCTGTTGTTCTGAAATATATTCCTCTTCCATGATAAGCATGATTGCAATCTATCACGTCTAGTAGGGAAGAAACAACATATATTCCTTCTCATCATATTCAAATCGAATCTGAGGCCGTTTCGAATTTGTAAACTCTTCCATCTACTGTTTTATGCAACTATatagacattatatatatatatatatatatagctaggctAGCTGAGAATTATGCTCAAGATCCTCCTACACACCAGCCTATATATAAAACAAGTAATTAGTTTCAAGAAAACTCAACGGtcgaatttaaatatatatgttcataaAGTTTAGCTTTGCATTGTAAAGCCCATTAAAGGACTTCTGAAAAGAAACActacaataataaaaagaaaatcttaaagaaaaaagtgagaaaaatgcTTTACTAAAGAAGCCGgcagatcatatataatataagatgtattaaattgaaatatgaaaaatgctggtgtttttcttttgggattttatctttctttagtCACACTAGTTATGATATATCATGTTTTAGGTGATTTCGCATTAAGTAGTTTTCAATCGGTATTATGactaaagataataaaatctaagatgaaaaataatattgctcttaaaattataatgatcaaaGCATTAAACTATTTCCCACCATTGAACAGATCAAACATTGATCGATGGAGATGGTAGTGGTAGGGGTGTGCATATGACCCGAACACCCGCTGATTCCGATTAGGATGACCCAAACCAAATTGTATCAATTTGAGCGGGTCTCCAATCTGACTAATAACGGGTTTGTATAATTTGTGTCAACCTGTTCGAGAGTATAAAAGCATACTCAATCCTCAAACCCTAACCAGTAACCGCCCACTTAGCCTTCTTCGCTCACTCAGCCTCAAGCCCTTCGGCGACCAGCTCTGCATCCTTCTAGCCAACATGGACGCCAATAACAATGGCAGTGTCGAGTTTGACAAACTGGTCAAGGCCATCTTGCCTAATATGAGCACTAAATTTCCTATTTTGCTAATTACTGGCGTGTGACGTCGGCAAGCTTgaacaaaagaagaaattcacacaaaaaaaaatagactttttgTTCGGGTCAATTTGGTTCGGTTGATATCTTAAATGAGTCCGTTCGGGTTGGATACAAACCCAACTGCGCTAGACCGGATTGCAGGCCTAGGTGGTGGTGATTATCAATGCAccatataaatacaaataaatcaCAGTTTTATAATGAACCAAGTGCTTTATATATATGCCGTCTGACTTTTGGTGCTACATGATGTTCGAGATCAGTagagattttgtttttggtggGGGGCCTGCCGCCCTAGGTAGGGGAGAGCTTAGGAAATTTAAGCTTTTCCTTGCATGTTTAGGGTTGGACCCTTTTGGTGTTAGAGTGGTAACACCCGACAATCATTTAGGAATATATATGGACCCACAATTCcgttataaatattaatttttgcaATATAGTACTCGTACCGACAGTTAACCATGATGATCCCTTTCAAGTCTTTCCATATGCAAAAGCTAAACAAGCTTGATGATGTCCACTTATCAAGTTATCAATCAATGTG from Juglans regia cultivar Chandler chromosome 4, Walnut 2.0, whole genome shotgun sequence encodes:
- the LOC109001234 gene encoding transcription factor MYB61-like — its product is MGHRCCSKQKVKRGLWSPEEDEKLIKHITTHGHGSWSSVPKLAGLDRCGKSCRLRWINYLRPDLKRGSFSAQEERIIIDVHRILGNRWAQIAKHLPGRTDNEVKNFWNSCVKKKLIAQGLDPNTHNLLPCHKTINNHYNGCNLSHPKPTSVFSVNSQMEDAFMDMNTPFSTLLSLLPSDPSTHFPHDSPNIPIYELQSPHFVWTIQEQNPNAFMDSSMGTSTVPISISPPTNPSGFGILEDNCLWSNPSSLQRIEVSRQDEMLQLEQQAVKNPQHEKASEVQMENAHILNMDASFRSSNFGFDFVESPGMSCGMHYNTSPVDGFAWDC